The region GTCGAACAGATCCCGCACCTCCGGGGGCACGGCACAGTCGGGGTAGCGGCGTTTCGCCGTGCGGGCCACGTGCGCGGCCAGCGCACCCATGCGGTCGGCGTCGGCGGCGATGTGCAGGGCCGCCACCAGGGTCCGCAGGTCGCGTGCCACCGGAGCCTGCAGCGCCAGCAGGCTGTAGGCGCGGTCATGGACGGCTGCGCCGAGACTGGTGAGCCGCTTGAGGTCGACCTGCAGGCGGTCGGCTTCCGACGACTCGGCTTCGAGCAGGGCCATCGTGGCCGACCGCATCATCGCGCCGGCCCGCCCGCACATGTCGCCGAGGTCCGCGGTGAGACCGTCGAGGGCGTCGTGGAATTCGTTGCGCATCGCGTCCCCACATTTAGATGAGCTCGATGCCGGGCCCCTTACCCCGGAGGCGGCGCACCAAACACCGCGCCGGCAGGACGCCGGTGCCTCGTAGTACGGGTCCCGCGGGGCGAGGCCGAGTAAGTTCTAGGTGTATCCGGCAGGGACGTTGTTGACGATTCTGCTGTGAGAAGGGAGGACCTCCGGGCTTAGTGGAGATGTCTGACGTCTCTACTCACACACGGAGGTCCTCGTGCCCCACGCTAATGCCCGGTTGACCGTTCATGGCCGACAACTACTCGTTGATCGAGTCCTCGTCGATGGCCGTAAGCCCGCACACGTGGCCGCTGAACTCGGCGTGTCGCGCCAGTGCGCGTATCGATGGGTGCGCCGATACCGGGAGGAGGGCCCAGCCGGCCTGGTGGATCGGTCGTCTCGACCCCGGCGCTGCCCGACCCGAACACCGGCCCATGTCGAGGCCGCGATCGTGGCACTTCGGCTGGACGAGCGGCGCGGCCAACAGTGGATCGGCGATGAGCTCGGACTGTGCGCCCGGACTGTCTCAGCGGTACTTCGGCGCCATCAACTGCCTTACCTGCGTGACTGCGATCCGCTGACCGGTGAGGTCATCCGAGCGTCGAAAGCCACTACTCGGCGCTACGAACGGTCACGACCAGGCGAGCTGATTCACATGGATGTCAAGAAGATTGGCCGCATTCCTGACGGTGGCGGTTGGAAAGCTCATGGCCGACACATGGGTAAGACGTTTGCGCAGAAGAAGGCCCGCATCGGATTTGACTACGTCCATTCAGCCGTCGATGACCACTCACGATTGGCCTACTCAGAGATCCTCGACGACGAGAAAGGGCGGACCTGCGCACAGTTCCTGGCCCGTGCCGCCGCGTACTTCGCAGACCACGGCATCACCACCGTCGAGGCCGTCATCACCGACAACCACTTCAGCTACCGACGCTCCTACGACGTCGCTGCCGTCATCGCCGCGATCGGCGCCAAACACATCTTCATCAAACCGCACTGCCCCTGGCAGAACGGAAAGGTGGAGCGCTACAACAGGACCTTGCAGACCGAGTGGGCCTACCGGCAGGTCTTCGACTCAAACGACGATCGCTGCGCTGCCCTTGCCCCGTGGCTCGAGCACTACAACAATCAACGACGCCACTCAGCCATCGGAAACCAACCTCCGGTCAGCCGACTGTCACCAACCTGACTGCCGGATACATCTAGGGCGCCCGACCACACGGTGAATGGATCGCATTTGAACGTACAGTCCGACGGAGAGGCGACCGAGGCATTCGAGGCTCTGTTGCGCTACATCCGAGATGCGCGAGGGTTCGACTTCACCGGCTACAAGCGCACCTCGCTGATGCGGCGGGCGCGGCACCGGATGGACCAGTCCGGCCACGCGACCTTCGAGGAGTACCTCGACACGCTGCAGGCCAGCGCCGACGAGTTCGCCGCACTGTTCAACACGATCCTCATCAACGTCACGAGCTTCTTCCGTGATCCCTCCGCATGGGAGTACGTGCGCGACGAGGTCGTACCCACCCTGCTGGCCGAGCGCAACACGGGCGACCCGATCCGGGTGTGGAGCGCAGGTTGCGCCTCCGGACAGGAGGCCTACACGCTGGCGATGATCCTCGCCGAGGCGATGGGCGCCGACGAGTTCCGGCGCCGGGTGAAGATCTACGCGACCGACGTCGACGAGGAGGCGCTCGCCGAGGCGCGCATGGCGTCCTACGACGCCAAGGCCGTAACGGCGGTGCCCGCCGACCTGCTCGACCGCTACTTCGAGCCGGTCAACGGCAGGTACGTCTTCCGCAAGGATCTCCGGCGGGCGGTGATCTTCGGCCGCAACGACCTGGTCAAGGACGCCCCGATCTCCCGCGTCGACCTGCTGGTGTGCCGCAACACGCTGATGTATCTCAACGCCGACACGCAGCGCAACGTGCTGAGCCGTCTGCACTTCGCGCTGGCTCCGCGAGGCGTGCTGTTGCTCGGGCACGCCGAGATGCTGCTCAGCCACGCCGACCGTTTCACCCCGCTGAACCTGAAGTACCGCTTCTTCCGGAAGGCGCCGACGCCCGGGGAGAACATCGAACGCCACGCCGCGGCAGCCCTGTTGGAACGGCACGACGACGCCACCGGGCTCGCCTCGATCCGCGATCTGGCCTTCCGCGCCAGCCCGGTCGCCCAGATCGTCGTCACCGGGGACGACACCGTCGCGATGATCAACCAGCAGGCGGAGACGACCTTCGGCCTGTCGGCGCGCGACATCGGCCGGTTGCTGCGCGACCTGGACGTGTCCTTCAGGCCGGTCGAGCTGCGGGCCCACCTCGAGAAGGCGAAGGTGGAGCGACGCTCGGCGCGGATCCAGGACGTGCAGTGGCAGCGGGCCGGAATGGAGCCCGTGTGGTTCGAGATCCACGTCAACCCGCTCGTGGACGCCGAGAACGGTCTGCTCGGCATCTCGATCGTCTTCTTCGACGTCACGGCGACACGCGCGCTGGTCGACAAGGTGGTGCACACCAACCGGCAACTCGAAACCGCCTACGAGGAGCTGCAGTCCACCAACGAAGAGCTCGAGACCACCAACGCGGAACTGCAGTCCACCGTCGAAGAGCTCGAGACCACCAACGAGGAACTGCAGTCGACCAACGAAGAACTCGAGACGATGAACGAGGAGTTGCAGTCGACCAACGACGAGCTGCACACGATCAACGACACGCTGCGTGAGCGCAGCATCGAGCTGGACGAGTCGACGGCATTCCTGGAATCGCTGGAGTCCTCGATCCGTTTGGGGCTCGCGGTGGTCGACCGCCGGATGCAGGTAGCGGTGTGGAACCGCGGCTGCGAAGAGCTGTGGGGCCTACGCTCCGACGAGGCGGTCGGAAAACTGCTGCCCGCCCTGGACATCGGCTTGCCCGTCGACGCCGTCCAGCCGCTGATCGACCGCGTGTTCGTCGATTCGGACGCCACCGGCGAGGCGACGGTCGACGCGGTCAACCGGCGGGGCCGCGCAACGAAGGTGCGGGTGCTGTGCTCGGCGTTCCGCGGCCGGGACGAAGCGGGCGACGGTGCACTGCTGCTGATGGAAGTGACGGGTTGACAGCCGGACCGGGGTCGCGGCGGAGATGTGCGGCGCGTACCGTAGCCACGTCACCCGCTCCGAGCTCGGACATCAGCTCCGGCGTCGGCGCCACGGTCGTCAGTGTGTCACCGAGAAGCACTGTGGCCTCGCCGATCTCACCGACCAGCAGCGTCTCGACCGCTCCCTCGCGCAGGGCCGCGCACACGCCGGGCAGACCCTCGGTGGCCAACCCGGACCCGCGCTGCACCTCGGCCTGAAAGCGTTGCGCCGCTTCGTCCATTGTGTCGACGACGGTCTCGCCGACGCGCTTCGGTAGGTTCGAAATCAGGTCGGCCCGCGACCGGGCCTCGCCGACGACGAACACCAGCTTCGGATCGCTGTCGTCGAACGCCGCAGCGACCTCGTCGGCGACGTCCGCCAGCGCAGCTGCGATTGTTTCTCCGCGTCGGCGGTGTTGTGCGAGTCGTCGACACAGACGGAGGCGAACGGACCCTTCGCATCGACGAGCGGGCGAAAGCGGTTCGGCTGCATGGCTATTCCTCCTCGTGCGACGGTGTCTGCCGTCGATCGTCTGTCCGACCACCGGGTGCCCGTCGCGAGGCCGGGCAAACATCGGTCACCGGTCGAG is a window of Mycolicibacterium chubuense NBB4 DNA encoding:
- the phoU gene encoding phosphate signaling complex protein PhoU, yielding MRNEFHDALDGLTADLGDMCGRAGAMMRSATMALLEAESSEADRLQVDLKRLTSLGAAVHDRAYSLLALQAPVARDLRTLVAALHIAADADRMGALAAHVARTAKRRYPDCAVPPEVRDLFDQMGVVAVDLAALTQSAVLACDAEEAERVSAGDDRMDDLHRQLFARVITDRWQHGPTAAADVVLVGRFYERFADHAVEIARRVYFQATGTHLGAASSRL
- a CDS encoding IS481 family transposase, producing the protein MPHANARLTVHGRQLLVDRVLVDGRKPAHVAAELGVSRQCAYRWVRRYREEGPAGLVDRSSRPRRCPTRTPAHVEAAIVALRLDERRGQQWIGDELGLCARTVSAVLRRHQLPYLRDCDPLTGEVIRASKATTRRYERSRPGELIHMDVKKIGRIPDGGGWKAHGRHMGKTFAQKKARIGFDYVHSAVDDHSRLAYSEILDDEKGRTCAQFLARAAAYFADHGITTVEAVITDNHFSYRRSYDVAAVIAAIGAKHIFIKPHCPWQNGKVERYNRTLQTEWAYRQVFDSNDDRCAALAPWLEHYNNQRRHSAIGNQPPVSRLSPT
- a CDS encoding CheR family methyltransferase, giving the protein MNVQSDGEATEAFEALLRYIRDARGFDFTGYKRTSLMRRARHRMDQSGHATFEEYLDTLQASADEFAALFNTILINVTSFFRDPSAWEYVRDEVVPTLLAERNTGDPIRVWSAGCASGQEAYTLAMILAEAMGADEFRRRVKIYATDVDEEALAEARMASYDAKAVTAVPADLLDRYFEPVNGRYVFRKDLRRAVIFGRNDLVKDAPISRVDLLVCRNTLMYLNADTQRNVLSRLHFALAPRGVLLLGHAEMLLSHADRFTPLNLKYRFFRKAPTPGENIERHAAAALLERHDDATGLASIRDLAFRASPVAQIVVTGDDTVAMINQQAETTFGLSARDIGRLLRDLDVSFRPVELRAHLEKAKVERRSARIQDVQWQRAGMEPVWFEIHVNPLVDAENGLLGISIVFFDVTATRALVDKVVHTNRQLETAYEELQSTNEELETTNAELQSTVEELETTNEELQSTNEELETMNEELQSTNDELHTINDTLRERSIELDESTAFLESLESSIRLGLAVVDRRMQVAVWNRGCEELWGLRSDEAVGKLLPALDIGLPVDAVQPLIDRVFVDSDATGEATVDAVNRRGRATKVRVLCSAFRGRDEAGDGALLLMEVTG